A single region of the Streptomyces sp. NBC_00236 genome encodes:
- a CDS encoding ROK family transcriptional regulator, whose product MKSLSAPVRRPHKDRPTPLRRSDIPAAAPGRRLAGTGSVFGAILDHGPVARSTVARLTGLSPASVSGHVGRLLARGLVRESAETSGPKGLGRPHVPVEVDTARFLVAGAHIAVAHSTVSLMDLRGRIVAEDRQPHRTTEPRSMLAGLAARLPRLVAAHAGGRTVLALGLATGHRVDPVTGVIVAHPQLGWRDVPARDILSAATGLPVHVDSHSRALARAEQLFGEESTRSSAVLLFVGAVVDAAFATEGAVHRGPRSGAGSVAHLPLGAGGTGGAEPCSCGRSGCLQSEVSERAMVRRAAARGLYVGSFPELLEQALAGDARAVALFRRRARLVGRAAALLLDVFDPEVLVVVEPGAGRIPECLADLRAEVAERSWVCDDPERAVVPSSFTGSVLATAGGAVALGALYVDPLGPWPALPAVS is encoded by the coding sequence GTGAAGAGTCTGTCTGCGCCCGTCCGCCGCCCTCACAAGGACCGCCCCACCCCGCTGCGCCGCTCCGACATACCCGCCGCCGCACCCGGCCGCCGGCTCGCCGGCACCGGCTCCGTCTTCGGCGCGATCCTCGACCACGGGCCGGTCGCCCGCTCCACCGTCGCCCGGCTCACCGGCCTCTCGCCCGCCTCCGTCAGCGGGCACGTAGGCCGGCTGCTCGCCCGCGGGCTGGTCCGGGAGAGCGCGGAGACATCCGGCCCCAAGGGGCTCGGCCGGCCGCACGTCCCCGTCGAGGTCGACACCGCGCGCTTCCTGGTGGCCGGCGCGCACATCGCCGTAGCCCACTCCACCGTCTCCCTGATGGACCTGCGGGGCCGGATCGTCGCCGAGGACCGGCAGCCGCACCGCACCACCGAACCCCGCTCCATGCTGGCCGGACTCGCGGCCCGGCTGCCCCGGCTGGTGGCCGCGCACGCCGGCGGACGCACCGTGCTCGCCCTCGGCCTGGCCACCGGCCACCGGGTCGACCCTGTGACCGGGGTCATCGTGGCCCATCCGCAGCTCGGCTGGCGCGATGTGCCGGCCCGGGACATCCTCTCCGCCGCGACCGGGCTGCCGGTCCACGTGGACAGCCACTCCCGGGCACTGGCCCGGGCGGAGCAGCTGTTCGGCGAGGAGTCGACCCGCAGCAGCGCCGTCCTGCTCTTCGTCGGCGCCGTGGTGGACGCGGCCTTCGCCACCGAGGGGGCCGTGCATCGGGGCCCGCGCTCGGGGGCCGGCAGCGTGGCGCATCTGCCGCTCGGCGCGGGCGGGACGGGCGGTGCGGAACCGTGCTCCTGCGGGCGGTCCGGGTGCCTCCAGTCGGAGGTGTCGGAGCGCGCCATGGTGCGGCGTGCGGCGGCGCGGGGGCTGTACGTCGGCTCGTTCCCGGAGCTCCTGGAACAGGCGCTGGCCGGTGACGCGCGGGCGGTGGCGCTGTTCCGCCGGCGGGCGCGGCTGGTCGGCCGGGCGGCGGCCCTGCTGCTGGACGTGTTCGATCCGGAGGTGCTCGTCGTGGTCGAGCCCGGGGCGGGCCGGATCCCGGAGTGTCTGGCCGATCTGCGGGCGGAGGTGGCGGAGCGCTCGTGGGTCTGCGACGACCCGGAGCGAGCCGTCGTCCCTTCCAGCTTCACGGGCTCCGTGCTGGCCACAGCCGGTGGCGCGGTGGCGCTCGGTGCGCTGTACGTGGACCCGCTCGGCCCCTGGCCGGCGCTGCCCGCGGTTTCCTGA
- a CDS encoding flavin reductase family protein, translating to MTITAHSYLAPAAKGVAPDRFKQAFRRYPAGVVVVTADAGHGPIGFTATSLSSLSLDPPLVSFGIGTGTSSWPHIERARTTVVNFLGAEQRSLATTFATSGIDRFAAPTRWRRLPEGEPVLDGVAGWLRLETEQIVPAGDHRIVIARVVDVRLDEGRSPLLFHDGAYHSL from the coding sequence TTGACCATCACCGCGCACTCATATCTGGCGCCCGCCGCGAAGGGCGTCGCCCCGGACCGGTTCAAGCAGGCGTTCCGCCGCTACCCCGCCGGAGTGGTCGTCGTCACCGCCGACGCGGGCCACGGCCCGATCGGCTTCACCGCAACCTCGCTCAGCTCCCTCTCGCTCGACCCGCCGCTCGTGTCGTTCGGCATCGGGACCGGCACCTCGTCCTGGCCGCACATCGAACGGGCCCGCACCACCGTCGTGAACTTCCTCGGCGCCGAACAGCGGTCCCTGGCCACCACCTTCGCCACCAGCGGCATCGACCGGTTCGCCGCCCCCACCCGCTGGCGCCGTCTGCCGGAGGGCGAGCCGGTGCTCGACGGGGTGGCCGGCTGGCTGCGGCTGGAGACCGAGCAGATCGTCCCGGCCGGCGACCACCGCATCGTCATCGCCCGGGTGGTGGACGTCCGGCTCGACGAGGGACGCAGCCCGCTGCTCTTCCACGACGGCGCCTACCACTCCCTCTGA
- a CDS encoding ABC transporter substrate-binding protein codes for MARHDSYRTVGRRSFLALAGGAVIGGLAACSPQVKTAASAEPAGKLPSGAPPPGTKLSIAVRSTQLQLGPAGLRKELPFTVSQWPNLAAGPDIIQGFRAHSIDLAINAGIPPIQAHAIGVGAKIVAVQVRNHPSYVFATAPGSDIRSVADFRGKKIGFSQGQAQGVVVLRALKQAGIANEDVELVALPSTQFLTALQSEQVDVAPLGEPTLTKYLAQYEKDGARGVTTDVVDLLSVLWAPNEVLNDRAKVAAVRSFIPLWARGQTWAWENTDEWIDTYYVKDQGVTREDGKRIVASLHKPQFPVSWDKAIAWEQETADLLADGGFVPEQDAAALFDRRFEGIAAAAVAAQYRETS; via the coding sequence ATGGCACGCCACGACTCGTACAGGACCGTCGGCCGCAGGTCGTTTCTCGCCCTCGCCGGAGGAGCGGTCATCGGCGGTCTTGCCGCCTGCTCACCCCAGGTCAAGACAGCGGCAAGCGCCGAGCCCGCAGGGAAACTCCCCTCGGGGGCGCCGCCGCCGGGTACGAAACTCTCCATAGCCGTCCGGTCCACGCAACTCCAGCTGGGTCCCGCCGGATTGCGGAAGGAACTTCCCTTCACCGTTTCGCAGTGGCCCAATCTGGCTGCGGGTCCCGATATCATCCAGGGATTCCGGGCCCATTCCATCGACCTCGCGATCAATGCCGGAATTCCGCCGATCCAGGCCCACGCCATCGGCGTCGGAGCGAAGATCGTCGCCGTGCAGGTGCGGAACCATCCCTCGTACGTCTTCGCGACCGCGCCCGGCTCGGACATCAGGTCCGTGGCCGACTTCCGCGGGAAGAAGATCGGCTTCTCCCAGGGCCAGGCGCAGGGCGTCGTCGTCCTGCGCGCACTGAAGCAGGCGGGCATCGCCAATGAGGACGTCGAACTGGTCGCCCTGCCCAGCACCCAGTTCCTCACCGCCCTGCAGTCCGAGCAGGTCGACGTGGCGCCGCTCGGCGAACCGACCCTCACGAAGTACCTCGCCCAGTACGAGAAGGACGGGGCGCGCGGGGTGACGACCGACGTGGTGGACCTGCTCTCGGTGCTCTGGGCGCCCAACGAGGTGCTGAACGACCGGGCCAAGGTGGCCGCCGTCCGCAGCTTCATCCCGCTGTGGGCCCGCGGTCAGACCTGGGCCTGGGAGAACACCGACGAGTGGATCGACACGTACTACGTGAAGGACCAGGGCGTCACCCGGGAGGACGGCAAGCGCATCGTCGCCTCACTCCACAAGCCGCAGTTCCCGGTCAGCTGGGACAAGGCGATCGCATGGGAGCAGGAGACCGCCGACCTGCTGGCCGACGGCGGCTTCGTACCGGAGCAGGACGCCGCCGCACTGTTCGACCGCCGCTTCGAGGGGATCGCGGCCGCGGCCGTGGCCGCCCAGTACCGGGAGACGTCATGA